In Prochlorococcus marinus XMU1404, the following proteins share a genomic window:
- the cobO gene encoding cob(I)yrinic acid a,c-diamide adenosyltransferase → MKKPSSSEKIFNLDNQANKIGMGGKLSSDSDESSYKKRMQQRKEIQAERLQIRKTKKGLLIVFTGNGKGKTTASLGMALRTIGHGHKVAIIQFIKGGWTTGEEKALKNLSSNISWHSLGEGFTWETQDRIRDEKLVQEAWQLAKKYIKNESYKLIILDEINIATKLGYLASEEIITFLKSLSNRKNHIVLTGRGASDSIINYADLVTEMKLIRHPFKEQGIKAQKCVEF, encoded by the coding sequence ATGAAAAAACCTTCATCTTCCGAGAAAATATTCAACCTCGATAATCAAGCAAATAAAATCGGTATGGGGGGCAAACTATCATCAGATAGCGATGAGAGTTCATATAAAAAAAGAATGCAGCAAAGAAAAGAAATTCAAGCAGAAAGACTACAAATTAGAAAGACAAAAAAAGGATTATTGATTGTTTTTACAGGGAATGGAAAGGGGAAAACAACTGCATCTTTGGGAATGGCTCTAAGGACGATAGGGCACGGTCATAAAGTGGCAATCATTCAATTTATCAAAGGAGGCTGGACCACTGGAGAAGAAAAAGCACTTAAAAATCTGTCTTCAAACATATCTTGGCACTCATTAGGAGAAGGATTTACTTGGGAAACACAAGATAGAATAAGAGACGAAAAATTAGTTCAAGAAGCATGGCAACTAGCTAAAAAATACATAAAGAACGAATCTTATAAACTTATAATTCTTGATGAAATTAATATTGCTACAAAACTTGGTTATCTTGCTTCAGAAGAAATAATCACTTTTTTAAAAAGCCTAAGTAATAGAAAAAACCATATTGTTTTAACTGGGAGAGGAGCATCTGATTCTATTATAAATTACGCTGATCTAGTTACAGAAATGAAACTTATAAGACATCCTTTTAAAGAACAAGGAATAAAAGCACAAAAGTGTGTTGAATTTTAG
- a CDS encoding site-specific integrase, translated as MNVIQEINNVNDKFATKGSKLKIEKRGEKLNIRGSLPSKEDKNNFKIQRISLGIKADISGLEEAKKKLQLINLQLELNQFEWINWIGISNKKQIKNGFELPNRLNQFEEFFFKESKSEFLSSTRKTTWRSSYKPYMKRILNIYNSFENEPLEKIFQKTLESYNEGSRSRKQCATSLSVLAKFLDIKLPEDWKLNSRGYGLHKSVFRDLPTDELIEKLWETIPNKSWKFVFGLMATYGLRNHEVFFCDLSSLKNFGDKIIRVLPTTKTGEHQVWPFHPEWVEKFELSKLGENPELLPNINRDLKITTLQNIGKKITNQFNRYSLQIKPYDLRHAWAVRTIFYDLPDTVAARMMGHSVSLHTQTYHHWITKRDQQQAVNNALLKVKRAKNI; from the coding sequence ATGAACGTAATTCAGGAAATTAATAATGTCAATGATAAATTTGCTACCAAAGGCAGCAAGCTTAAAATTGAGAAAAGGGGAGAAAAATTAAATATTAGAGGATCATTACCCTCCAAAGAAGATAAAAATAATTTCAAGATACAAAGAATATCTCTTGGTATAAAGGCTGATATTTCTGGATTAGAGGAAGCCAAAAAAAAACTACAGTTAATCAATTTACAACTGGAATTGAATCAATTTGAGTGGATTAATTGGATAGGTATCTCTAATAAAAAGCAGATAAAAAATGGTTTTGAATTACCAAATAGATTAAATCAATTTGAGGAATTTTTTTTTAAAGAAAGCAAAAGTGAATTTTTAAGCAGCACAAGAAAAACTACTTGGAGAAGTTCATACAAACCATATATGAAAAGAATCCTAAATATTTATAATTCTTTTGAGAATGAACCTTTAGAAAAAATATTTCAAAAAACACTTGAAAGTTACAATGAAGGTAGCAGAAGCAGAAAACAATGTGCTACTTCTCTAAGTGTTTTAGCTAAGTTTTTGGACATTAAACTACCAGAGGATTGGAAATTAAATTCTAGAGGATATGGTCTGCATAAATCAGTATTTAGGGATCTACCCACAGACGAGTTAATAGAGAAACTTTGGGAGACGATACCAAACAAATCTTGGAAATTTGTTTTTGGATTAATGGCTACATATGGATTAAGAAATCATGAAGTATTTTTTTGTGATTTAAGTTCCCTTAAAAATTTTGGAGACAAAATTATTAGAGTTTTACCTACGACTAAAACAGGGGAACATCAAGTTTGGCCATTTCATCCTGAATGGGTAGAAAAGTTCGAATTATCAAAACTTGGTGAAAATCCAGAACTACTTCCAAATATTAATAGAGACCTTAAAATAACAACCTTACAAAATATTGGAAAAAAAATTACAAATCAGTTCAATCGTTACTCTTTACAAATAAAACCGTATGATCTAAGACATGCTTGGGCAGTAAGAACAATTTTTTATGATTTACCTGATACTGTGGCTGCCAGAATGATGGGGCATTCAGTTAGCCTACATACTCAAACTTATCACCACTGGATTACTAAGAGAGATCAGCAACAGGCAGTAAATAATGCACTATTAAAAGTTAAAAGAGCTAAAAATATTTAA
- the hemH gene encoding ferrochelatase, whose product MDKIGVLLMNLGGPERITDVGPFLYNLFSDPEIIRTPFPAFQKPLAWLISTLRSTTSQQAYLSIGGGSPIRRITEQQARELQSKLRDKGFNATTYIAMRYWHPFTESAIADMKADGIDQVVVIPLYPHFSISTSGSSFRELKKLRDSDNDFKKVPMRCVRSWFSQSGYLKSMVELISEQISLCESPSNAHVFFTAHGVPKSYVEEAGDPYKQQIEDCSLLIINELEKCLGHSNPFTLSYQSRVGPVEWLKPYTEEVLADLGRSNVNDLIVVPISFVGEHIETLQEIDIEYKEIAKKAGIKNFRRVKALNTHPTFIEGLSDLVISCLEGPLVNIEEASQLPEKVKLYPQEKWQWGWNNSSEVWNGRVAMIVFLVLFIELISGSGPLHKLGIL is encoded by the coding sequence ATGGATAAAATAGGCGTCTTATTAATGAATTTAGGAGGGCCTGAACGCATTACTGATGTGGGCCCATTCTTATATAATCTTTTTTCTGATCCAGAGATAATCAGGACACCTTTTCCTGCTTTTCAAAAGCCTCTAGCCTGGTTAATTAGTACTCTTAGGAGTACTACTTCACAACAAGCTTATCTTTCTATAGGTGGAGGTTCACCTATCAGAAGAATAACTGAACAACAAGCGAGAGAATTGCAATCTAAATTAAGAGATAAGGGGTTTAATGCCACTACCTATATAGCTATGAGATACTGGCATCCTTTTACGGAATCAGCTATTGCTGATATGAAAGCAGATGGTATAGATCAAGTTGTTGTAATACCTTTGTATCCACACTTTTCAATAAGTACTAGTGGTTCAAGCTTTAGAGAATTAAAAAAATTACGAGATTCTGATAATGATTTTAAAAAAGTACCAATGAGATGTGTAAGGAGTTGGTTCAGTCAATCAGGTTATTTAAAGTCAATGGTCGAATTAATATCAGAACAAATTTCACTTTGTGAATCACCTTCAAATGCTCATGTGTTTTTTACTGCTCATGGAGTTCCTAAGAGTTACGTAGAGGAAGCTGGAGATCCTTATAAGCAACAAATTGAAGATTGTTCTTTATTGATAATAAATGAGTTAGAAAAATGTTTAGGGCACAGTAACCCTTTTACACTTTCCTATCAAAGCAGAGTTGGTCCGGTTGAATGGTTGAAGCCTTATACGGAAGAAGTATTGGCTGATCTTGGAAGGTCAAATGTTAATGACCTAATTGTGGTTCCCATAAGTTTCGTTGGAGAGCATATTGAAACATTGCAAGAAATTGACATTGAATATAAAGAAATTGCGAAAAAGGCTGGTATTAAAAACTTTCGAAGAGTTAAGGCTTTAAATACTCATCCTACTTTTATTGAAGGACTTAGTGATCTAGTGATTTCTTGCTTGGAAGGCCCCCTAGTTAATATAGAGGAGGCTTCTCAGTTGCCTGAAAAAGTTAAACTTTACCCGCAAGAGAAATGGCAATGGGGTTGGAATAATAGTTCAGAGGTTTGGAACGGAAGGGTTGCAATGATTGTTTTTCTGGTACTTTTTATTGAACTTATTTCAGGATCTGGACCTTTACATAAGCTAGGCATTTTATAA
- the ilvB gene encoding biosynthetic-type acetolactate synthase large subunit codes for MTLTSRSFSKGSSKNENPIWITGADALMDSLKIHGVKVIFGYPGGAILPIYDAVHKAEQDGWLKHYMVRHEQGGSHAADGYARSTGEVGVCFGTSGPGATNLVTGIATAQMDSVPLVVVTGQVPRPAIGTDAFQETDIFGITLPIVKHSWVIRDPSDIAKVVSEAFFIASSGRPGPVLIDIPKDVGQEFFNYKRVLPGEIIPKGFKRNGDINDCDIKKAIKLIEDSERPLLYVGGGAISSGAHDEIRTFAKNYQIPVTTTLMGKGAFDEKDNLSVGMLGMHGTAYANFAVTECDLLIAIGARFDDRVTGKLDTFAPNAKVIHIDIDPAEVNKNRRVDVAIVSDVSKAVLKINEKFVSNKFTCQTKNWLEKIDSWKNKHPLYDPPKEGEIYPQEVLLKVRELSPEAYVTTDVGQHQMWAAQYLRNSPRKWISSAGLGTMGFGLPAAIGVKAALPNSDVICIAGDASVLMNIQELGTLSQYGLKVKVIIINNRWQGMVRQWQESFYDERYSSSDMSCGEPDFVKLAESFGVKGYLISDRKQLQNELRNALDHDDPALINILVRRGENCYPMVPPGKSNAQMVGYVNCE; via the coding sequence GTGACTCTTACTTCGAGATCCTTTTCAAAGGGTAGTTCAAAAAATGAAAATCCAATTTGGATAACTGGTGCAGATGCACTAATGGATTCTCTAAAAATTCATGGGGTAAAAGTTATATTTGGATATCCAGGAGGAGCTATTCTTCCAATATATGATGCTGTTCATAAGGCAGAACAAGATGGTTGGTTAAAGCATTATATGGTGAGACACGAACAAGGTGGTTCACATGCAGCTGATGGATATGCCAGATCTACTGGTGAAGTGGGGGTATGTTTTGGAACCTCAGGTCCAGGGGCAACAAATTTAGTAACTGGGATTGCCACTGCTCAAATGGATTCAGTACCTCTCGTTGTAGTTACAGGTCAAGTCCCAAGACCTGCTATAGGGACAGATGCTTTTCAAGAAACAGATATTTTTGGCATAACTCTTCCAATAGTAAAACATTCATGGGTGATAAGAGATCCTTCAGATATAGCTAAAGTAGTTTCTGAAGCTTTTTTTATTGCCTCCTCTGGAAGACCCGGTCCTGTTTTAATTGATATACCCAAAGATGTAGGTCAAGAATTCTTTAATTATAAAAGAGTTCTGCCCGGTGAAATTATTCCTAAAGGATTTAAGAGAAATGGAGATATTAATGATTGCGATATCAAAAAAGCAATTAAGTTAATAGAAGATTCTGAAAGACCCCTTCTATATGTTGGAGGTGGGGCAATATCTTCAGGTGCTCATGATGAAATAAGAACTTTCGCAAAGAATTATCAAATACCAGTTACTACAACCTTAATGGGGAAAGGTGCTTTTGATGAAAAAGACAATTTATCAGTTGGAATGTTAGGAATGCACGGAACTGCTTACGCAAATTTTGCAGTTACAGAATGTGATCTTTTAATTGCTATTGGAGCTAGATTCGATGATAGAGTTACAGGGAAATTAGATACTTTTGCACCTAATGCAAAGGTAATACATATAGATATTGATCCAGCTGAAGTTAATAAAAATAGACGTGTAGATGTTGCAATTGTCTCTGACGTTTCAAAAGCTGTCCTTAAAATTAATGAAAAATTTGTTAGTAATAAATTTACTTGTCAGACGAAGAACTGGTTAGAAAAAATTGATTCTTGGAAAAATAAACACCCTTTATATGACCCTCCTAAAGAAGGAGAAATTTATCCTCAGGAAGTTCTTTTAAAAGTTAGGGAACTTTCACCAGAAGCTTATGTAACTACAGATGTAGGACAGCATCAAATGTGGGCTGCTCAATATCTGAGGAATTCTCCAAGAAAATGGATTAGTAGTGCAGGCTTAGGTACTATGGGTTTTGGATTGCCAGCAGCAATTGGAGTTAAAGCAGCTTTACCTAATTCAGATGTAATTTGTATCGCAGGAGATGCAAGTGTTTTAATGAATATTCAAGAATTAGGAACTTTATCTCAATATGGTTTAAAGGTGAAAGTGATTATCATAAATAATCGCTGGCAAGGTATGGTGAGGCAATGGCAGGAAAGTTTCTACGATGAAAGGTATTCCTCATCTGACATGAGTTGTGGTGAACCTGACTTTGTAAAACTTGCTGAGTCTTTTGGAGTTAAAGGATATTTAATCTCTGATAG